GTCCAAGATAATTATTCTGAAAGTGGTCGAGCACTTTTTTTGATTCCACTGTATCAAACTTAGCAAGCAGCTCGCCCATTTCTTTTAAGTGCTCAAGGTCAGTCAGCAGATCGAAGCAATTGAGGATTGTAACAGGCTGGCCTAGCGCTTTCAGGAAACGAAATCCCCATTCAATATGAATCGTCGCTTGTTGCGGAAAATACGGATTTTCGCTGCCTTTTTTGAGCAAGGAGCCTGCGACATCGACAATCGTTTTCGCATGGTTGGAATACGGAATACCCGGCACTTCTAGAAAATTGAACGTGACCTTGGGCTTCCAGTCCGTAGGCGCGCCATCGGGACGGACCTCCAGGACAATTAAGTCGTCTTCATCTTTGGCGGGGTGATTTTTAAAGATGCCTCGCAAGACCTCAATAAAGGCGCCCTTTTCATCCAGAATAAGCCCGCCCCAATTCGGCGTATTCTGGCATAGTTGCCAGATCACCCGCCGAAAGAAAAAGGTTTTACCGCTGCCCGTTTGCCCGGAAACAAACCAGTGGCGGCACGCTTCGGATTGGCGCCAGGCGAAGCGCCCGAACTGAAATATCACCGGGTTTTTGTCAACAACCGCTGGCTTGCTCTCGACATGCAATCGACTGCATTCGCAGTAGAATTGCCATGTAGCCAGTGCGCCAAACGCATAGGCGGAGACCGTAAGGACTTCCTTTGGGCTCCACAGCAAGACGTAGGCAATGGAGCCGGTAAGAATGCTCAATATGAGGTTGCCGAAGGGCATAAATCAGAAGGTTTTCAGCTCGAAATCACTCGGATGGAAGCTGGATGTTACTTTTCTCTGACACCGAGATTTTCTCAATGAATGGCGCCCCTTGCGGACATCGCGACTTGAGGCGCTTATCGTTCGCTTTGATCCACTCGACGCTGAATTTCGCGATCCGCTCAAACAGAGGTTCCAAACGAACGCCCTCCAGACAGACCTCATGCGATAAATAATGAAGCGTAATTCGCTCAACCTCTTTCAGGTTTTCATAGACGCCATTAATGAAATGAATCCAAGGGAATATTCTGCGTAGCCCGTCCTCAGTCTTAATCAGCAGCGTGGGAGCGCCTTCGCTGAGCGAAGCGCTGAGGACGCCTTCCGGCACCCTCATTTCCTGAGTGGTGTTCCCGGTTTCCATATTGGTTTGCCTTACATTGATTGTCGCATGCCCCCGCCTTGGGACCGTCTAAGTGGACTGCAGAGCGGTTTAATTGACTGACGGGGCGCAGACGTCACCACGTGCAATTTCTTAAGCATTCTCTGTTGTAGTTCCTTTATGATAAGTTTCGAGGCGCATTGGACGTGATTTATTCCCTGACGAACCAATTACTCGCGAAGACTAATTGTCGATTCGGGCGATTAGTAGATCAAAACCGTCATCCAATAGGATGGGGTTAAATTGAAAAGGTGCTTGACAATATCTTCTCTTTTTCCATTGAAATCCAATTAGTGCGTGCCAAAAAGAAAATCGTAGCCCTATTAATCGGCCTAGTTGCTTGGAACGGTGTTCTGGGTGGAGTCGATGGACTATTGATGTGCTTGCACGCTGCTGGATCATTACATATTGCCAGCCTTGCCCCTGAAAAGGCGTGCTGCCATAGCACAGATGAAGCTTCAATCCATCAGTGCAGCAACTGCAATGATCTTGAGCTGAGCAGTGTCGATATGCTTGCGTCGCGTGATAGCGATACTCTACTGAAGAATCTTCCCACCGACTTAGCAGTAATTGTCCCGATTCCTGAGCTTGTTTGGAAAACTGAAAACAAGCTCGGTCCGAATCCTACTCGGGCTCCCCCGTACAGCGTCAACGTCTGCCTTCTAGTGGCGGAGACCGTTGTCCTTCTCATCTGAATCCTGATCAACGTTGATAGCGACTCCTTTTGGGAGCCGCTCTTTGTATGCCTCCATTCAGGCATGCAGACACCAACTAGCATCAGGATTTTCTATGTACATTTCTAAATACTTATCCACATATACACTTATTTTTTCTGTTCCACTGGGGACATTATTGGCGCAAACGCCCGCCGGTTCTGAATTGGAGCCAGTTACATTCACGACAGCCTTACATCGGGCAATCGACAACGATCCGCGACTCAATCTAAACTCTGCTGTAGCTGAAGCCGCTGAGGGACAGATTGATCAAGCAGATTTGCCGCCAAATCCGATTATTGGCTTTGAGGCAGAAAACTTTTTGGGAACCGGACCGATCACTGGAGTCCAAGGACTGGAACTCACATTAGGGATTAGCCAAGTCATTGAGACGGCGGACAAGCAACAACTGCGAACCGCTCTGGCCAGAAAAGAGCGGACTCTGGTCGACTGGCAGCGTGAAGTCTTGCTAACCGAATTAGAAACTAACGTCAGAGCAGCTTTCGTCGATGTCTTACTCGCTCAGAACTTTGTCGCTCTGCGCAATGAGCAGCTGGCACTGGCCCAAGAGAGCGAGGACGAAACAACCCGGCTAGTCGAAGCCGCCCGTTCGCCGCAGGTTGAACTGACTCGCGCTACGCTTGCAGTTCGTCAACAGCAGTTTGCCTTGGACAGGGCGCAACGTGATTTGGCAACTGCTAAAACCATGCTCGCAGCTCTATGGGGGACCGAATCCGAACAGCCCTACACAGTTGAAGGCAAAGTCGTTTTAGATTCAGATCTACCTGGTTTTACCGAACTGGCTTCCCGGTTACCAAGCACAGCGCAATTAGCCCAGTATGAAGTTGTACTCCAGAGCCGTGAAGCAGCACTGGAACTCGAAAAAGCGCGTGCAGTACCTGACGTGGAGGTCTTTGGTGGCGCTCGTTATTATAACGAAGACATGGGCAACTATGGATTTGTTGCGGGCGTCAATATTCCATGGCCTCTTTTTGATCGGAATCAGGGGAATATTCGCACAGCTCGTGCTCAAGTGAGAGCAACAGAATACGAACGGGAAGCTGTTCGACGTGAGATGCTAATTCAGCTCAACCGTGCCTATCAGGCACTCGCCAGTGCTCATGAAGAAGTAATTTCCGTGCAGAAAGACCTTCTTCCCAGTGCGGAGCAAACACTCTTCGACACCAACGCCGGGTATGAGCGCGGTCAATTCACTCAGCTCGCTGTTTTAGAAAGTCGAGAAGCTCTGTTTGAAGTCCGTGAGGCATATCTCGACGCGCTACAACGTTACGCCACCGCCCAAGCTGCCATTGAGGCTCTGACGCGACCGGCAAACCTGACGCATTAATCGAATAACCGTTCTTAAATTCTAATTTCTAATCATTTCTATGAAAACACCTTCAAATTACCTAAAACTATCTATCATCGGGCTTCTTGCCCTCGGACTGTCCGCAACATTGAGCGGTCAAGAGCATGCAGGCCATAGCCATGAGGAAGAGACTGGCCATGGGGAGACTCATGACCAACACGAGGAGCACGATTCGCACGGCAGTACAGTGGGGGCAGCAGGCGAAGAGCACAAACACTCAGAAGAAAAAGAACATGGGGAATCCCATGAAACACATACGGGACACGACGAGCATGGCGGGCACGGTGAACATGAGGAAGGACCAGTCAACATGTCGTCTTCAGTTATGCGCGAGTTCGGTATTGTAGTTGGAAAAGCTGGTCCCGGCACCCTCCATGAAACTGTCGTATTGCCTGGAGAAATTCAGTACAACCGGGAAGCGATCGCATATGTAACGCCGCGCTATGAAGGCACAGTTTTGTCGATAAATTCACGGCTCGCCGATGCAGTAAAAAAAGGTGATGTGCTGGCCACGCTAGAGAGCACAGAAACACTGCGCCCCTTCGAGTTGAAGGCTCCCTTCGACGGAGTAATTGTCGCATACGATGTAACCCAAGGACAAACTGTTGAGGCTGGATTACCTCTATTCACAGTTGCTGATCTTTCAACTGTCTGGGCTGACCTTCAAGTCTATCAGCGTAATATCGCCGAAATCCATAGAGGACAAAAGGCGCGCATTGAAGGCGGGCATCTCGAATCCGGCTATACCGGGGATATTGCCTATGTGGCACCTACAGTTGACGAGCATACCCGCACCGGGCTGGCACGAATTGTTGTCGACAATACCAATGGTCATTGGAAGCCAGGACAATTCATCAAAGGCATCATATCCACTGATGAACAAAAAGCGGCACTGCTGGTTCCCCGCTCAGCCGTATTGAAAATCGGTGATGAAGCTGTTGTCTTTGTCCAGGACGAAGATGGTTTCGAACCACGCCCTGTGGAATTGGGAAGCAGCGATGCTGAATCCTGGGAGGTGATTTCTGGACTCAAACCAGGTGAGACTATCGTCGTGGAGAATCCGATCTCAGTTAAGGCAGAAATGGGCAAAGGCTCATTCGGCGGGCACAATCATTAATTTCATAGGACTGATAACATGTTGAATCGACTAATAGAATCAGTTCTACGGAACAAATTGATCATAGTACTTCTGACTTTTGCCGTAATGGCTGGAGGTTATTGGAGTTACAAAAAGCTTCCGGTTGATGCGTTTCCTGACGTCTCTCCGGCGCTAGTGCAGGTGTTTACTGTCACTTCCGGCCTAGGACCGGAAGAAGTAGAGAAGTTCGTTACCTTCCCCGTCGAGGCGTCCATGAGCGGATTGCCTAAAGTAACCGAAATACGCTCGGTTTCGAACTTCGGATTATCCGTAGTTAGTATCTACTTCGAGGAAGGGACGGATATTTACTTTGCCCGCCAGGTGGTCGGAGAACGTCTGGGTGAAGCTCGTGAAGCTATCCCGGAAGGGTTTGGCGAACCTGAAATGGGACCGATCTCCACCGGCCAAGGACTTGTGCTATACTACAACCTGATCGACACTACAGGCCAATACAGTTTGGAAGAGTTACGCTCGATTCAGGACTGGGTAGTAAAATACAATCTGCAAACAGTGCCCGGCGTGACCGAAGTGCTAGGCATTGGAGGCTTTGTGAAGCAGTTTCAAGTTAATATCGACCCCGATTCACTACTGCGTTACGATATTCCACTGGAAGAAGTCATCCGACGAATCGAGGAAAACAACGAAAATGTTGGCGGCCAGTTCCTTGAACGCAACGGGGAGATGTTCATTATTCGTTCTGAGGGTCTAGCCGCTGGAATCGAAGACCTTGAGAACATTGTAGTTAGTCATGAGGACGGGACTCCAGTATATTTGCGTGACTTGGCCAATATTGAGATTGGCGGTGAGATACGCCAGGGACTTCAGACCCTTAATGGCAAAAGCGAAGTGGTATCAGGCATGGTTATCAAGTTATACGGAACCAACTCATCCACTGTAATCAGCGCCGTGGAAGCTAAGCTGATGGAAATCCAAACGGCTTTGCCTGAAGGAATAACTATTGATCCATATTATCAGCAAAAGACCCTCGTACAGGCTTCTGTGAACACTGTTACCAGTGCACTTGTCCAGGGAATAGGCTTAGTCATTCTTATTCTACTCCTATTCATTGGAGGTTTTCGCCCCAGCGTAGTAGTTGCGCTATCAATCCCGTTCTCTGTGCTGTTTGCGACTACAGCGATGTATTACATGGGCATCTCAGCTAATCTAATGTCGTTGGGTGGGCTTGCCATCGCGATTGGGATGATGGTGGACGGCACCATTGTCATGGTGGAAAACGCAGATAGAATATTGCGGGCCTCCAATGGTCAAGAAAGCAAGATGCGCCTCATCGCACGCGCCTGCCAAGAAGTAGCGCAACCAATTACTTTTGCTATCCTGATTGTCGTCTTGGTGTTTATACCATTGTTCACGCTGCAAGGGGTAGAAGGTAAAATGTTCCGCCCCTTAGCATATACCGTTTCACTGGCCATGTTTGGCTCGTTAATCTATGCACTATTTGGGGCGCCCGTCTTTGCTGCACTCCTTATGCAACGGCCTAAAAAGGCCAACGATGACTCAAGTAAAGAGAATCGTGAGATATGGATTGTTCGAGCATTGGTTGTCGTCTATCGGCCAATAGTAACATTCTTCGTACGTTTCCGTATTTTATCGGTCATTCTGTCAATCGTGTTGCTCGCAGTTGGAGTGTGGGTATTCCCGAGGCTTGGATCGGAATTTACTCCTCGACTCATGGAGGGTGATATTATCGCGAATCTCACTATGGCGCCATCTGTTTCTCTTGATGAAACACAAAGAAACACGATGATAGCAGAAAGGCGACTGCTTGAGATCCCGGAAATTGAACAAGCAGTTTCTCGCATTGGACGTGGTGAGGTTGGCGCACATGCCGACCCGATTAACACCGTCCACATGATGGTTGTGCTTAAACCGCGTGACGAATGGCGGGAAGGCTACACTCAGGAAGATGTTGAGAATGCCATGCGTGAAAAGCTCGAGGGCATGCCAGGTGTGCTGGTTAATATGACGCAACCGATCCAATTGTCCGTGGACGAATTGATCGGAGGCACCAAGGCCCAGCTTGCGATTAAGCTGTTTGGACCGGAGCTAGATATCCTGAAAGAGAAGGGTGAAGCCATTGCCGGCGTTGTCCGTCAAGTCAAGGGTGCCGCAGACGTACAAGCCGGTCAAATTACGGGTGCACCGCAAATAGTAATTCGCCCAGACCGTGAGGCTATCGCTCGTCATGGGCTAAACCTCTCCGAGGTTCAAGATTTGATCGAAGCCGCAGTTGGCGGTGTAGAGGCCGGACAAGTGTATGAAGGCGTTCAACGATTCGACATCTATGTGCGCTATCAAAAGCAAGCTCGCGACACGGTTGAAGACCTGCAACATTTGGTGGTTCAAACCTCAGAAGGGACACTGCTTCCTCTCGATGAGATTGCGACCATTAAAGAAATCACCGGTCCGCTTTCTATAGTCAGAGAGAACACGCAGCGATACCTGCAAATCCAATCTAATGTAGTTGGACGGGATATAGGTAGTTTCGTTGCCGACGCCCAAGAAGCGATTGATGCCGAAGTCAATCTGCCCCCCGGCTACTATGTAACTTGGGGAGGCCAATACGAGCTACAGCAGGAGGCTAATAAAAGATTGGCTGTAGTCGTTCCGGTAACGTTGGCGCTGATTGCTCTGCTGATATACATGTCATTCGGTTCCATCAAGAATACGGTTCTAATCCTGCTCAACATTCCACTCGCATTAGTCGGCGGCATAGTCGGATTGTGGATTGCCGGTGAAAATGTCTCTGTCCCATCTAGTATTGGGTTCATTGCTCTCTTCGGTATAGCGCTGGGGAATGGTATGGTCCTCGTCACCTATCTCAATCAACTCCTTCGAGAAGGGTTAAGTATCAACGATGCCAGCATTCAGGCAGCCTGCCTGCGAGTACGACCCGTTCTCATGACCGCTGGCACAACCGCTCTCGGTCTTGTTCCACTACTTCTGGCAAGTGGCACGGGAAGCGAGGTCCAAAGGCCACTTGCAGTCGTCGTGACCGGCGGGCTGGTTTCTTCGACAATACTAACACTACTAGTACTGCCGGCTCTATACAAATGGTTTTCCGTCAACCCCAACCAGGAACAGTAAAATGAAAGAAATTAAAGCCTACATCAAAGAATCCAGACAAGACGCAGTTACATGTGCCCTACATCAAATCGCCGGACTCACCGGAGCAAGTTTTTCCAAAGTGCTCGGGTTTGGACGAGGAAAAGACCAGAGTTCAGGCTATAAGCCTGACACCGATCCATCCGGTTATGTGCATCACGTCAAGGTTGAAGTCGTCTGCACGGAAGACCTTGTCGGTTCCGTCATCAGTGCAATTCATCACGCGGCCCATACTGGGCTGCGCGGTGACGGGCGCATCTTTGTCAGTTCAATTGAACGTGATGTGCGGATTCAAAGTAAGCCTTCTTAATCCATGTAAACTAATGTGATCTCAAAAGCCACTGTCTCATGAGCTCAAAGGCAAAGCAACCAGGGAAAAAGTCTAAGAAGCAGCTTAGGCAGGAAGCTTTGCATGCAAAAGAGAAAATACAGCGCAGACAAGTAGCGTTGTCATTACTGATAATGTCACTGGTATTTATAGTCGGGACCGTGTTAATCACCGTAAGAATTTCTCGTCCATACGGCCATATTCATTTTCCGGTTGGGCTAGTAGCATTTGATGCTTTATTCGTCCTCTTCGCCTCCTTTGCAGTAATAGACTGGCTTAAATATTAATCATCAAAATGAAAAATGTCTTAATTATTGCATGCGCAGCTCTTATGCAAGCAGCTTGCACAAACAATGAAGTATGGGCTAGCTCCGATAGCCCTCTCGCGGGAGAAATGGGAGTGGAGAGCCCAGCCTCATCTCGGCCCTCATTAATTTTAAAAAATGAGGGAACGGTAGTGGAAGTTAGACGTGCCGTGGCTATTGCCAGAGAAGAAGATACGCTGATATCAATGCGAGTGGTTCGCGATAGCTATCGAAGACTTCCTCATGGTGCACACCTCGACTTATTAGTTTACGGGCAAGACAACCGACTAATCGAATCGAAGACTGAGCTACTGAGATCGCATCAGTTTAACGTTAGCCCAAATGGAAGCTTTCTTCCTGCCAATATCAACACATCGATAGGAAGCCATCGTGAAGATATTACGGTGGTGGAAATTACAGTTCATTCAGAGAAACACACTGACCATTCGATAGCACTTGATGACCATGAAAAAGATTAACGCAATCATACGAGCGTCACGGCTTCAGACTGTTCTCAAGGCGCTACAAATGGTGCCTGGTTTATCTGGCGTGACCATGTCCACTGTTCGAGGCTACGGATGCCATACGTGGGTTGCGCCTGGGGAGACGCCTAGGCTTAAGCCTAACCCGACAGCTATAAAAGCAGAGGCGCACACGAAAATTGAGATTATCTGTACGGATGATGTCGTGGAGAGTGCAGTTTCAGCGATAGAAATCGCCGCGAGGACCGGCAAGGCGGGTGACGGAAAAATAGCTGTGTTTCCAATTGATGACGTAATTAGAATACAAACCGGTGCTAGGGGAGAAAAGGCCATAGAACAGCAAGGGATTATTTGCGACCATGATTAAAACCATGATCATCAACCAAGCTGAAGTATTACCAGGAGTTTCCTTGATCGAAGACCCTTGCGTTCATCGATTGGTGGAACGTATGCACCACCTCTTTCCGCACCTTGTTCAAATTGCCGTTACTCCTGTGACTAAAGATCAAATAGAAACCTACGAATTGCAGGTTGCCTATAATGACCATTATGTTGCCGGATCTACTCTGGTTACTCACGCCAAGCGAGCTGGCGACCATCTGCTTCGAACCCATAGGCATGCTTATTGGGCGATTTACCAAACACTCTCCAAGCAACAAAAAGTGGATCTGCTGCTAGGTGTCAATTCCATGCCTGGAACAAGCTTTGTTACCATCGATGGCCACGGCTTTCTCTGCGTTGAATATTATGCAGGTGCAAAAGAGTTCGAAGCTTGTTTGAATGTCTATCTGGACGAATTCTTTAATCGGATTACCTTAGAAAGGTTAAGCAATGAGCGAACATCATCATCACGATCACGGAACTGAGCAAGTCAGTGATACAGTTTTGTTATGGACCACTTTGGTTAATATTGGTCTATCCGTTTTCGAGTTTATCGCCGGAGCGATTGCGGGAAGCGTCGCACTCATGGCGGACGCATTGCACAACACTAACGATGCGGCTGCGTTACTCATAGCCTATATCGCCCGAAAGGTATCAAGAAAGGGCGCAGATAAAAAATTCACCTTCGGTTACCGGAGAGCCGAACTGATTGGTGCGATGATCCAATTAACTGCGCTTGTCCTCGTTGGTTTATACCTGATTTATGAAGCAACCAAAAGGTTTTTTAGTCCCGAACCACTTGAAGCCGGTTGGATTATGGCAGCGGCAGGCGTCGCGCTATTTGTTGATGTGGTTACCGCTTGGCTATTGTGGTCAATGTCTAAGGGCAGTATGAATTTAAAAGCAGCCTTCCTTCACAACCTAACAGACGCAGGCGCCTCAGTTGCAGTATTAGTAGGCGGAGCAACGATTTATTTTTGGGATTGGGACTGGGTCGATCCAATCCTCACGCTCTTGATCGCAGGCTACATCCTTTACATGTCCATAGGCATGCTGAGAACAACCTGCCGCATCCTCATGGAAGGCGCTCCACCTGATTTATCCATGGAGCAAGTGCAAGCAACGATGATGGATGTTCCTGGAGTCGAAGGTATTCACCATCTGCATGTATGGGAGTTGGATGAACACCATCAGGCTTTGGAAGCCCACGTCGTGGTAAAACGATCTCAGGCCGATCACGACCATGAATTGAATATTCGCCGAGCACTAAAACAGCGATTGCAAGAGCGCCATTCCATCCAACACTGCACGCTCGAACTCGAATATCCGGGCGATCCCTGTGGTTCCTCAACAAATAACCTGATCGAGCATGAATAATACTGAGACCACCACAAACAAAGTTCCGGTGAGAAAGCCGGGACTGCTAAAGCGCATCATAACCAGTCTTGACTGTGCGATGAAGCAAAAGGCTGACGCGCAGCGTCAAAATGATAGTTGTTGCGGCAAGAAGGACCCTAAAGACGGTAAATGCTGCTGAAGCTAGTCGACTTGCTAATTTATGAGTGGGCAGGGTTCGCTCCTGATTCCCGGCTGGGCGGAGCCATTCACTTTTTTGTCTACGACTCGTTAAAGATACTTCTGCTTCTACTCGGTTTGGTTTTTATTATCGGCATCGCCCGCACCTATTTACCTCAAGAGCGTCTGAAACAGTGGATCAATCGTGGCGGGATCTGGGGCAACACCGTGGCCGCTCTCCTGGGCGCCGTAACACCCTTTTGCTCATGCTCAGGCATTCCGATATTTATCAGCCTCCTCAAGGCGGAAGCTCCACTTGGAGTTGCTTTCTCATTTCTCATCACCTCTCCCATCATCAACGAATACCTCGTTGTGTTGATGGCCAGCGAATTCGGAATGCCGATCACCTTCGCCTATATCGTCTGCGGCCTGACCATTGGGATTCTGGCCGGTGCGCTGATGGGTAAAATGAAATTGGAGCGCTATCTCGAACTTGATATTATGAGGGGCGCCTCTGAAGAAGAGTCGGTTCGGCGCTACACCATTGCCGAGCGATTGCGCTTCGGATGGGGTGAAGCGGTTACAATGTTCCGGCAAATCTGGCACTGGATTCTGCTTGGTGTCGCTGTCGGAGCCGTAATCCACAGTTACGTTCCCCAAGCAGCCATGGAGCGTATTATCGAGGCAACTGGCGTCTTTTCCGTTCCAATCGCCACCACCTTAGGCGTGCCCATGTATGCCAATTGCGCCGCCATCGTTCCAGTTGCCGTCGTTCTTTTCGAGAAAGGCATACCGCTGGGAACCGCCTTATCCTTTATGATGGCCATGGCAGCGCTCAGTTTGCCGGAAGCGATCATGCTGCGGCGTGTCATCAAACTACCTCTCATCGCCATCTTTTTTGGCATCACCGCAGTCGCTATTATTGCCACAGGTTATTTACTGAATGAATTGGAGCCTTTTCTTTCACGCTAGCTCAAAACGATGCTTTCACTCCATAGAAGCGACAGCCAAGTTTTACTGCGAAAGCAGAGCGGGCAAACTAATTAACACTGAGTCTTGATCCGCGATGAGCAGCATCCGCTACGCCATCACGAATTGCCGGGCCGCCGTTAATAAACCCGACAAGTATATTTTCATACAGCCAGAAACACCAGAACCACGAGTCTTAGTGGCCTCATAAAAAACAACTCTTGACTTCATCAGTTTCTGATTATCAAATGCCAACATGCGCATATATGCGACTATTAATGAGCAACCGACTAATACAACGAACTCTTAGGGTGGCATGGCCATTATTTCTGCATACCAGCAGTTTGCTCCAAGGAGAAACTGTGGCTTTGTCGGATGGCAGCCTTGGTGGAGAGTTGCAGGCTCTTAAAAGCGTTGAGCCGCAATATACGCCCTCATCTGATTACATCTTTGAGGAGCTTGAGGGGGAGATCACGCTCCTTGATGCCTTTGCTGCCGTGTTACTCAATAACCCCAGGCTGGCGCAATACGGATGGTCCGTGCGGATAAGCGAAGCTGAGACCTTGCAGGCCGGCCTTTTGCCCAATCCTCAGATTGGA
This is a stretch of genomic DNA from Cerasicoccus sp. TK19100. It encodes these proteins:
- a CDS encoding type IV secretory system conjugative DNA transfer family protein, with translation MPFGNLILSILTGSIAYVLLWSPKEVLTVSAYAFGALATWQFYCECSRLHVESKPAVVDKNPVIFQFGRFAWRQSEACRHWFVSGQTGSGKTFFFRRVIWQLCQNTPNWGGLILDEKGAFIEVLRGIFKNHPAKDEDDLIVLEVRPDGAPTDWKPKVTFNFLEVPGIPYSNHAKTIVDVAGSLLKKGSENPYFPQQATIHIEWGFRFLKALGQPVTILNCFDLLTDLEHLKEMGELLAKFDTVESKKVLDHFQNNYLGLNEETFKGVQSTIAGYLGYFASPEIAEVFCSEEPSSFTFSDLDKGKVATVAMPQRFAVERRYIYTLLKLSFYNHGLQRFDKSAKERDELNLLVGLFDEFQKTATANEAGLSDYNTVDTLREACVMIMTGTQSTQSLVPPMGADKAKVFIANMGNRVIFKAADEESAKTAADCVGKREVWRKSQGVSGGKHSFNKHKEDRYIIQPYEFRKLRKFECVVQHCEQGWKKMTVPPIGLDGKICDWWAKAKRKR
- a CDS encoding TolC family protein, translated to MYISKYLSTYTLIFSVPLGTLLAQTPAGSELEPVTFTTALHRAIDNDPRLNLNSAVAEAAEGQIDQADLPPNPIIGFEAENFLGTGPITGVQGLELTLGISQVIETADKQQLRTALARKERTLVDWQREVLLTELETNVRAAFVDVLLAQNFVALRNEQLALAQESEDETTRLVEAARSPQVELTRATLAVRQQQFALDRAQRDLATAKTMLAALWGTESEQPYTVEGKVVLDSDLPGFTELASRLPSTAQLAQYEVVLQSREAALELEKARAVPDVEVFGGARYYNEDMGNYGFVAGVNIPWPLFDRNQGNIRTARAQVRATEYEREAVRREMLIQLNRAYQALASAHEEVISVQKDLLPSAEQTLFDTNAGYERGQFTQLAVLESREALFEVREAYLDALQRYATAQAAIEALTRPANLTH
- a CDS encoding efflux RND transporter periplasmic adaptor subunit, producing the protein MKTPSNYLKLSIIGLLALGLSATLSGQEHAGHSHEEETGHGETHDQHEEHDSHGSTVGAAGEEHKHSEEKEHGESHETHTGHDEHGGHGEHEEGPVNMSSSVMREFGIVVGKAGPGTLHETVVLPGEIQYNREAIAYVTPRYEGTVLSINSRLADAVKKGDVLATLESTETLRPFELKAPFDGVIVAYDVTQGQTVEAGLPLFTVADLSTVWADLQVYQRNIAEIHRGQKARIEGGHLESGYTGDIAYVAPTVDEHTRTGLARIVVDNTNGHWKPGQFIKGIISTDEQKAALLVPRSAVLKIGDEAVVFVQDEDGFEPRPVELGSSDAESWEVISGLKPGETIVVENPISVKAEMGKGSFGGHNH
- a CDS encoding efflux RND transporter permease subunit encodes the protein MLNRLIESVLRNKLIIVLLTFAVMAGGYWSYKKLPVDAFPDVSPALVQVFTVTSGLGPEEVEKFVTFPVEASMSGLPKVTEIRSVSNFGLSVVSIYFEEGTDIYFARQVVGERLGEAREAIPEGFGEPEMGPISTGQGLVLYYNLIDTTGQYSLEELRSIQDWVVKYNLQTVPGVTEVLGIGGFVKQFQVNIDPDSLLRYDIPLEEVIRRIEENNENVGGQFLERNGEMFIIRSEGLAAGIEDLENIVVSHEDGTPVYLRDLANIEIGGEIRQGLQTLNGKSEVVSGMVIKLYGTNSSTVISAVEAKLMEIQTALPEGITIDPYYQQKTLVQASVNTVTSALVQGIGLVILILLLFIGGFRPSVVVALSIPFSVLFATTAMYYMGISANLMSLGGLAIAIGMMVDGTIVMVENADRILRASNGQESKMRLIARACQEVAQPITFAILIVVLVFIPLFTLQGVEGKMFRPLAYTVSLAMFGSLIYALFGAPVFAALLMQRPKKANDDSSKENREIWIVRALVVVYRPIVTFFVRFRILSVILSIVLLAVGVWVFPRLGSEFTPRLMEGDIIANLTMAPSVSLDETQRNTMIAERRLLEIPEIEQAVSRIGRGEVGAHADPINTVHMMVVLKPRDEWREGYTQEDVENAMREKLEGMPGVLVNMTQPIQLSVDELIGGTKAQLAIKLFGPELDILKEKGEAIAGVVRQVKGAADVQAGQITGAPQIVIRPDREAIARHGLNLSEVQDLIEAAVGGVEAGQVYEGVQRFDIYVRYQKQARDTVEDLQHLVVQTSEGTLLPLDEIATIKEITGPLSIVRENTQRYLQIQSNVVGRDIGSFVADAQEAIDAEVNLPPGYYVTWGGQYELQQEANKRLAVVVPVTLALIALLIYMSFGSIKNTVLILLNIPLALVGGIVGLWIAGENVSVPSSIGFIALFGIALGNGMVLVTYLNQLLREGLSINDASIQAACLRVRPVLMTAGTTALGLVPLLLASGTGSEVQRPLAVVVTGGLVSSTILTLLVLPALYKWFSVNPNQEQ
- a CDS encoding P-II family nitrogen regulator, giving the protein MKEIKAYIKESRQDAVTCALHQIAGLTGASFSKVLGFGRGKDQSSGYKPDTDPSGYVHHVKVEVVCTEDLVGSVISAIHHAAHTGLRGDGRIFVSSIERDVRIQSKPS
- a CDS encoding P-II family nitrogen regulator, yielding MKKINAIIRASRLQTVLKALQMVPGLSGVTMSTVRGYGCHTWVAPGETPRLKPNPTAIKAEAHTKIEIICTDDVVESAVSAIEIAARTGKAGDGKIAVFPIDDVIRIQTGARGEKAIEQQGIICDHD
- a CDS encoding cation diffusion facilitator family transporter: MSEHHHHDHGTEQVSDTVLLWTTLVNIGLSVFEFIAGAIAGSVALMADALHNTNDAAALLIAYIARKVSRKGADKKFTFGYRRAELIGAMIQLTALVLVGLYLIYEATKRFFSPEPLEAGWIMAAAGVALFVDVVTAWLLWSMSKGSMNLKAAFLHNLTDAGASVAVLVGGATIYFWDWDWVDPILTLLIAGYILYMSIGMLRTTCRILMEGAPPDLSMEQVQATMMDVPGVEGIHHLHVWELDEHHQALEAHVVVKRSQADHDHELNIRRALKQRLQERHSIQHCTLELEYPGDPCGSSTNNLIEHE
- a CDS encoding permease produces the protein MLLKLVDLLIYEWAGFAPDSRLGGAIHFFVYDSLKILLLLLGLVFIIGIARTYLPQERLKQWINRGGIWGNTVAALLGAVTPFCSCSGIPIFISLLKAEAPLGVAFSFLITSPIINEYLVVLMASEFGMPITFAYIVCGLTIGILAGALMGKMKLERYLELDIMRGASEEESVRRYTIAERLRFGWGEAVTMFRQIWHWILLGVAVGAVIHSYVPQAAMERIIEATGVFSVPIATTLGVPMYANCAAIVPVAVVLFEKGIPLGTALSFMMAMAALSLPEAIMLRRVIKLPLIAIFFGITAVAIIATGYLLNELEPFLSR